The Paracoccus sediminicola genome has a segment encoding these proteins:
- a CDS encoding two-component system sensor histidine kinase NtrB, whose protein sequence is MTILPGFILGPSFDALPLPGLMLDGEGRLVGLNDAAEQWLNLSRRLALGHRLAEELIEARLRITPALDPLVARVRATQAPVGQPRMRFDLGDRSGGHAPRFGDVHLGPAPEALAGGVAVLIAPTDAAEGLAPGHAARRAARQAVGMAEMLAHEIKNPLAGIRGAAQLLSMSAAPEDRELTDLIVVESRRIVALLEQVERFGDTTAPNLRAVNLHDVLERARRSAALGFARDLDLVTDYDPSLPDALGDGDKLIQVALNLLKNAAEALQRGPGGRRIRIRSLYDGALRLSPSPDAPHGRALPLQIEIEDDGPGIPETISAQIFEPFVSGRENGTGLGLSLVSKIVADHGGWLRFESRPGRTVFRISLPKA, encoded by the coding sequence ATGACGATCCTGCCCGGTTTCATCCTCGGCCCGAGCTTCGACGCGCTGCCGCTGCCGGGGCTGATGCTGGACGGGGAGGGGCGTCTCGTCGGGCTTAACGATGCTGCCGAGCAATGGTTGAACCTGTCGCGGCGGCTGGCGCTCGGGCACCGGCTGGCCGAGGAGCTGATCGAGGCGCGGCTGCGCATCACCCCGGCGCTCGACCCGCTTGTCGCGCGCGTGCGGGCGACACAGGCGCCGGTCGGTCAGCCGAGAATGCGCTTCGATCTGGGCGACCGATCGGGCGGGCATGCGCCGCGCTTCGGCGATGTGCATCTCGGCCCCGCCCCCGAGGCGCTCGCGGGCGGTGTCGCGGTGCTGATCGCGCCCACCGATGCTGCCGAGGGTTTGGCGCCGGGCCACGCCGCCCGCCGCGCGGCTCGCCAGGCTGTCGGCATGGCCGAGATGCTGGCCCATGAAATCAAGAACCCGCTGGCCGGGATTCGCGGCGCGGCGCAGCTTTTGTCGATGAGCGCCGCGCCGGAGGATCGCGAACTCACCGATCTCATCGTCGTCGAGTCCCGCCGGATCGTCGCGCTGCTGGAACAGGTCGAGCGTTTTGGCGACACCACCGCCCCCAATCTGCGCGCGGTCAATCTGCATGACGTGCTCGAGCGCGCGCGGCGCTCGGCGGCGCTGGGATTTGCCCGCGATCTGGACCTGGTGACAGATTATGATCCCTCGCTGCCCGATGCGCTCGGAGATGGAGACAAGCTGATACAGGTGGCGCTTAACCTGCTGAAAAACGCCGCCGAGGCGCTGCAACGTGGCCCCGGCGGACGGCGCATCCGTATCCGCAGCCTCTATGACGGGGCGCTAAGGCTGTCGCCGTCGCCGGATGCCCCTCATGGCCGCGCCCTGCCGCTTCAGATCGAGATCGAAGATGACGGTCCGGGCATCCCAGAGACGATCTCGGCCCAGATTTTCGAACCCTTCGTGTCGGGGCGCGAGAACGGCACCGGGCTGGGGCTGTCACTGGTGTCGAAAATCGTCGCGGATCATGGCGGCTGGCTTCGGTTCGAGTCTCGGCCGGGACGCACCGTTTTCCGCATTTCTCTACCAAAGGCTTGA
- a CDS encoding YjbH domain-containing protein: MRRRFRPLLLTSTALLTASVSALGGAGPTSGQTLNTYGMPGAIDTPSAVAPPEGELAATVSRSDFGRRVTLSFQPKPRLTTALRYSRIEGIDPKRDALKDRSFDVQYQLLTEADGWQPSVAIGLRDFMGTGVYSGEYFVATKTVSPRLRVSGGLGWGRLAGDWRRTDYEDEGGRPNIDDWFTGSVKPFASVEWMATDRLSVLAEYSHDDYQPEVEGGGADEPESKFNLGVNYRIGDVYQIGAYTIGSDVIGIRGSVALNARESQYPSGLEPAPAPVRPRPAPSADPDGWSGAWTADATAQPVIQNALSKALANEGQTLESMALSANRAEIRIRNNRYNLQSEAIGRSARLMTRALPPSVETFVITSVENGMPASSVVLQRSDIERLENTASARIAQEAQIVNADPRPGGLVMTEGLYPKFSWSLRPYLNIGLWDPDESWRYEVGGEVRARYEPLPGLVLSGALRQRAFGSADQEAPDELTPEEYLADGSDTNKNGVPRVRSDGRMYSGNSDPHIPELTLSWFAKPTPTTYTRVTFGLLERAYGGVSAEALWKPVDSRLALGAEINRVRKRDFDQLLDFRDYEVTTGHVSAYYDFGQGVWGQIDAGKYLAGDVGATVALNREFENGWRIGAYVTKTDMSTEDFGEGSFDKGVVMSIPLSWATGTPSKKRAVSDVRSLSRDGGARLRVDGRLYEAVRDSHTGELYDGWGKFWR; this comes from the coding sequence ATGCGCCGCCGTTTCCGTCCGCTGCTTCTGACTTCCACCGCTCTTCTGACGGCCTCCGTATCCGCCCTTGGCGGGGCCGGGCCGACCAGCGGGCAGACGCTGAACACCTATGGCATGCCCGGCGCGATCGACACGCCGAGCGCCGTCGCCCCCCCCGAGGGTGAGCTTGCCGCGACGGTCAGCCGCAGCGATTTCGGTCGCCGCGTCACCCTGTCCTTCCAGCCCAAGCCGCGCCTGACCACGGCGCTGCGCTATTCGCGGATCGAGGGGATCGACCCAAAACGCGACGCGCTGAAGGATCGCAGCTTCGACGTGCAGTATCAGCTTCTGACCGAGGCAGATGGCTGGCAGCCCTCGGTCGCCATAGGCCTGCGCGACTTCATGGGGACCGGCGTCTATTCCGGCGAATATTTCGTCGCCACCAAGACCGTCTCGCCGCGGCTGCGCGTCAGCGGCGGTCTCGGCTGGGGGCGGCTTGCCGGGGACTGGCGGCGCACCGATTACGAGGATGAGGGCGGACGACCCAATATCGACGACTGGTTTACCGGCTCGGTCAAACCCTTCGCGTCGGTCGAATGGATGGCAACGGACCGGCTGTCCGTGCTCGCCGAATATTCGCATGACGACTATCAGCCCGAGGTCGAGGGCGGCGGCGCGGATGAGCCGGAGTCGAAGTTTAATCTCGGTGTCAATTACCGGATCGGCGATGTCTATCAGATCGGCGCCTATACGATTGGCAGCGATGTGATCGGCATTCGCGGCTCGGTCGCGCTGAATGCACGGGAATCGCAATATCCCTCTGGGCTGGAACCCGCCCCCGCGCCGGTCCGCCCGCGTCCGGCGCCCTCCGCCGATCCGGACGGATGGTCCGGCGCCTGGACCGCCGACGCCACAGCGCAGCCGGTGATCCAGAACGCGCTCAGCAAGGCGCTCGCCAATGAGGGGCAGACCCTTGAGTCCATGGCGCTTTCGGCCAATCGCGCCGAGATCCGCATCCGCAACAACCGCTATAACCTGCAATCCGAGGCCATCGGGCGCAGCGCGCGGCTGATGACGCGCGCCCTGCCGCCTTCGGTCGAGACCTTCGTGATCACCTCGGTCGAAAACGGCATGCCGGCCTCGTCTGTGGTGCTGCAACGCTCGGATATCGAGCGGCTGGAGAACACCGCCTCTGCCCGCATCGCGCAAGAGGCGCAGATCGTGAATGCCGATCCGCGACCGGGCGGTCTGGTCATGACCGAGGGGCTCTATCCGAAATTCTCCTGGAGCCTGCGGCCCTATCTGAATATCGGCCTCTGGGACCCCGACGAATCCTGGCGCTACGAAGTCGGCGGTGAGGTTCGGGCCCGCTATGAACCGCTGCCCGGTCTGGTGCTGTCCGGCGCGCTGCGTCAACGCGCCTTCGGTTCTGCCGATCAGGAGGCCCCGGACGAGCTGACCCCCGAGGAATATCTCGCCGATGGCAGCGACACCAACAAGAACGGCGTGCCGCGAGTGCGCTCGGACGGGCGGATGTATTCGGGCAATAGCGACCCGCATATTCCGGAACTGACCCTGTCCTGGTTCGCCAAGCCGACGCCGACCACCTATACGCGGGTGACCTTCGGCCTGCTGGAACGCGCCTATGGCGGCGTCTCGGCCGAAGCGCTGTGGAAGCCGGTGGACAGCCGTCTGGCGCTCGGCGCCGAGATCAACCGGGTGCGCAAGCGCGATTTCGACCAGCTGCTCGACTTCCGCGACTACGAAGTGACCACCGGCCATGTCTCGGCCTATTACGATTTCGGTCAGGGGGTCTGGGGCCAGATCGACGCGGGCAAATATCTTGCCGGCGATGTCGGGGCCACCGTCGCTCTGAACCGCGAATTCGAAAATGGCTGGCGCATCGGCGCCTATGTCACCAAGACCGATATGAGCACCGAGGATTTCGGCGAAGGCTCCTTTGACAAAGGCGTGGTCATGTCGATCCCGCTCAGCTGGGCCACCGGAACCCCGTCCAAGAAACGCGCGGTCAGCGATGTGCGGTCGCTCTCGCGCGATGGCGGCGCAAGGCTGCGTGTGGATGGCCGGCTCTATGAGGCTGTCCGCGACAGCCATACCGGGGAACTTTACGACGGATGGGGGAAATTCTGGCGATGA
- the dusB gene encoding tRNA dihydrouridine synthase DusB, whose translation METRMTPICHDPIRLGQVTIDIPVFLAPMAGITDLPFRRAVARFGAGLVVSEMVASSEMVTTRPSPRASVRAKALTEGATPVSVQIAGREPAPMAETARIVAGMGARIIDINMGCPAKKVTGGLSGAALMRDLDHALSLIDAVVGAVDLPVTLKMRLGWDDACLNAADLSARARDAGVRMLTVHGRTRAQFYKGRADWAAIRGVANLPGRPPLVANGDIVDADSALAALAQSGADAVMIGRGAQGAPWKLAEIAHALHGTPAPEIPRGAALADLVAAHYEDMIGFYGTDPGLRVARKHLGWYADANGVAAGKPELFRAASAAETLRLIRAIFADSPGPQERAAA comes from the coding sequence ATGGAGACCAGGATGACCCCGATTTGCCACGATCCGATCCGGCTCGGTCAGGTGACGATCGACATACCGGTGTTTCTCGCGCCGATGGCCGGGATCACCGATCTGCCGTTCCGCCGGGCGGTGGCGCGGTTCGGCGCGGGTCTGGTGGTCAGCGAGATGGTCGCGTCGAGCGAGATGGTGACGACGCGCCCCTCGCCCCGCGCCTCGGTGCGGGCCAAGGCGCTGACCGAGGGGGCGACGCCGGTCTCTGTCCAGATTGCCGGCCGCGAGCCCGCGCCGATGGCCGAAACGGCGCGGATCGTCGCCGGGATGGGGGCGAGGATCATCGACATCAATATGGGCTGTCCGGCGAAAAAAGTGACGGGCGGTCTGTCCGGCGCGGCGCTGATGCGGGATCTGGATCACGCGCTGAGCCTGATCGACGCGGTGGTCGGCGCGGTCGATCTGCCGGTCACGCTGAAGATGCGGCTCGGCTGGGACGATGCCTGCCTGAACGCGGCCGATTTGTCGGCGCGCGCCCGCGATGCCGGGGTGCGGATGCTGACCGTGCATGGGCGCACCCGCGCCCAGTTCTACAAGGGGCGGGCCGACTGGGCGGCAATCCGCGGTGTGGCCAATCTGCCTGGCCGGCCTCCGCTGGTCGCCAATGGCGATATCGTCGATGCGGACTCGGCTTTGGCGGCGCTGGCGCAATCGGGCGCGGACGCGGTGATGATCGGGCGTGGCGCGCAGGGCGCGCCCTGGAAGCTGGCAGAGATCGCCCATGCCCTGCACGGCACCCCCGCACCCGAGATCCCGCGCGGCGCGGCGCTGGCCGATCTGGTAGCTGCACATTACGAGGACATGATCGGATTTTACGGGACCGATCCGGGGCTGCGCGTCGCGCGCAAGCATCTTGGCTGGTATGCCGATGCCAATGGCGTGGCGGCCGGCAAGCCAGAGCTGTTTCGCGCCGCAAGCGCCGCCGAAACGCTGCGGCTGATCCGCGCCATCTTCGCCGACAGTCCCGGACCGCAGGAAAGAGCCGCCGCATGA
- a CDS encoding COG3650 family protein, producing the protein MKLRFALALLPLALAACDEQAMQDLRMPWDQPLDATPDPQAEAEAEPVDPMQRPFNAPEVSPTQVPIEVEGNRSAVATAESQTLNTAAFFARGNEPFWRVDVANGTAKYATPENQSGRNIAVNRLVYRQGVEYVGELNGGPFSLNIRSVNCTDTMSGEAFPMTATLRVGARRLQGCAGPAQAAPAASADAPAPRPDQS; encoded by the coding sequence ATGAAACTTCGCTTCGCCCTGGCGCTTTTGCCGCTCGCGCTCGCCGCCTGCGACGAACAGGCCATGCAGGATCTGCGCATGCCCTGGGATCAGCCGCTCGACGCCACGCCCGATCCGCAGGCCGAGGCCGAGGCAGAACCCGTCGATCCGATGCAGCGCCCCTTCAACGCGCCGGAAGTGTCGCCGACCCAGGTGCCGATCGAGGTCGAAGGCAATCGCAGCGCCGTCGCCACCGCGGAATCGCAGACGCTCAACACCGCTGCCTTCTTCGCGCGCGGGAACGAGCCGTTCTGGCGCGTCGATGTCGCCAACGGAACCGCGAAATATGCCACGCCGGAAAACCAGTCGGGTCGCAATATCGCCGTCAACCGGCTCGTCTACCGTCAGGGCGTTGAATATGTGGGCGAGCTGAATGGCGGGCCGTTTTCGCTAAATATCCGCAGCGTGAACTGCACCGACACCATGTCGGGCGAGGCCTTCCCGATGACCGCCACGCTCCGCGTCGGCGCGCGCCGGCTTCAGGGCTGCGCCGGCCCCGCCCAGGCCGCGCCCGCTGCGTCCGCCGATGCGCCCGCGCCGCGTCCGGATCAGAGCTGA